In a single window of the Synechococcus sp. HK05 genome:
- a CDS encoding CBS domain-containing protein — protein MVVERRVSEVMTTPVRSVSTTTPLQEAVKLMSEHHISGLPVVDESGALVGELTEQDLMVRESGFDAGPYVLLLDSVIYLRNPLNWDKEVHQVLGSTVGELMSKHPHHCSPDTQLPAAARQLHDRSTQRLFVLDAANKPVGVLTRGDVVRALAGA, from the coding sequence ATGGTCGTTGAACGCCGCGTGTCCGAAGTGATGACCACGCCGGTGCGCAGTGTCTCCACCACCACACCGCTGCAGGAGGCGGTGAAGCTGATGAGCGAGCACCACATCAGTGGCCTGCCCGTGGTGGATGAGAGCGGCGCCCTGGTGGGTGAGCTCACCGAGCAGGACCTGATGGTGCGCGAGAGCGGCTTCGATGCCGGCCCGTACGTGCTGCTGCTCGATTCGGTGATCTATCTGCGCAACCCTCTCAACTGGGATAAGGAGGTGCATCAGGTGCTCGGCAGCACCGTGGGTGAACTGATGAGCAAGCACCCGCATCACTGCAGCCCCGATACCCAACTGCCGGCAGCGGCCCGTCAGCTTCACGACCGCAGCACCCAGCGCCTGTTCGTGCTCGATGCAGCCAACAAGCCCGTCGGTGTGCTCACCCGCGGGGATGTGGTGCGCGCCCTCGCCGGCGCCTAG
- a CDS encoding CDP-alcohol phosphatidyltransferase family protein, with translation MNAVQCRRLADGLTVGRAAIGLPLIAALSIGQSALAWWLLLLGGLSDAADGWLARRAGGGSVWGARLDPLTDKILILAPLLWLGASGSLPLWAIWLLLARELLISGWRAGQGSGGPASWSGKAKTILQFASLLLLLWPQGWGPATTIEALHSLGFWLFWPSLLLALSSAWGYVRKA, from the coding sequence ATGAACGCAGTCCAGTGCCGCCGCCTGGCGGATGGCCTCACCGTGGGCCGCGCCGCAATCGGCCTACCCTTGATTGCTGCCCTGAGCATTGGCCAGTCAGCCCTGGCCTGGTGGCTGTTGCTGCTGGGCGGCCTCAGCGATGCCGCCGACGGCTGGCTGGCCCGGCGAGCCGGCGGCGGTTCGGTGTGGGGGGCCCGCCTGGATCCCCTCACCGACAAGATCCTGATCCTGGCGCCGCTGCTCTGGCTGGGCGCTAGCGGCAGCCTGCCCCTGTGGGCGATCTGGCTGCTGTTGGCCCGTGAGCTGCTGATCTCCGGCTGGCGTGCCGGCCAGGGCAGCGGCGGCCCCGCCTCCTGGAGCGGCAAGGCCAAAACGATCCTGCAATTCGCGTCTCTGTTGTTGCTGCTCTGGCCCCAGGGCTGGGGGCCCGCCACAACGATCGAAGCGCTCCACAGCCTTGGCTTCTGGCTGTTCTGGCCCTCGCTGCTGCTGGCCCTCAGCTCCGCCTGGGGCTATGTGCGCAAGGCCTGA
- a CDS encoding NAD-dependent epimerase/dehydratase family protein yields the protein MKILVMGGTRFVGKPLVAQLLSEGHELTLFTRGKNPVPAGVEHLCGDRSTAEGLAALQGRSFDVIVDSSGRTLDDSRAVIECTGAPSHRFLYVSSAGVYADSELWPLTEDSPTDPQSRHSGKLDTEAWLTAEKIPFTSFRPTYIVGAGNYNPVESWFFDRIVHGRPVPLPGDGSTITQLGHVNDLAAAMALSLGVDAAANRIYNCSSVQGITFRGLVAAAARACGKDPASVEIRSFDPAGLDKKARKAFPLRMAHFLTDVTRVQRELAWTPAYSVEAAMADSYTNDYAKRMPTSPDFSGDEALIG from the coding sequence GTGAAGATCCTCGTGATGGGCGGCACCCGCTTTGTGGGCAAGCCCCTGGTGGCGCAGCTGCTCTCCGAGGGCCACGAACTCACTCTCTTCACCCGCGGTAAGAACCCTGTGCCCGCGGGTGTGGAGCACCTCTGCGGCGACCGCAGCACCGCTGAAGGCCTAGCGGCCCTGCAGGGCCGCAGCTTCGATGTGATCGTCGACAGCTCCGGCCGCACCCTCGACGACAGCCGCGCCGTGATCGAGTGCACCGGTGCTCCCAGCCACCGCTTCCTCTACGTGAGCTCCGCCGGCGTGTACGCCGACAGCGAGCTCTGGCCCCTCACTGAAGACTCCCCCACCGATCCCCAGAGCCGCCACAGCGGCAAGCTCGACACCGAGGCCTGGCTCACGGCCGAGAAGATCCCCTTCACCAGCTTCCGCCCCACCTACATCGTGGGTGCCGGCAACTACAACCCGGTGGAGAGCTGGTTCTTTGATCGGATCGTGCACGGCCGGCCGGTGCCGCTGCCTGGCGACGGCAGCACGATCACGCAGCTGGGCCACGTGAACGATCTGGCTGCGGCGATGGCCCTGAGCCTCGGTGTGGATGCCGCCGCCAACCGCATTTACAACTGCAGCAGCGTGCAGGGCATCACCTTCCGCGGCCTGGTGGCCGCTGCGGCCCGCGCCTGCGGCAAGGATCCGGCGTCGGTGGAGATCCGCAGCTTTGATCCCGCTGGGCTCGACAAAAAAGCGCGCAAAGCCTTCCCGCTGCGGATGGCCCATTTCCTCACCGATGTGACCCGCGTGCAGCGCGAGCTCGCCTGGACCCCGGCCTACAGCGTGGAGGCGGCGATGGCCGACAGCTACACCAACGACTACGCCAAGCGGATGCCCACCAGTCCTGATTTCAGCGGCGATGAGGCCCTGATTGGCTGA
- a CDS encoding Coq4 family protein — protein MGRFQEVLRSLNNLKLLAAIGRSGGDLSNVADLVDSFIDSPQMADCIRRFRALPGGAELMDSRYPPLQPDIERLRQLPAGSLGERYARLITKLGYDPEFFRPRPTDTEAQWLTQRIATTHDIHHVVCGFGTEPQGEGGVLAVTAAQIGFPAYVLLTSASQLASFRFQIERFEAISRAISHGHAMARQASCLAAARWEEGWEQPVSQWRLELGISDPADAESYGLAAQLP, from the coding sequence ATGGGACGGTTCCAAGAGGTGCTGCGCTCGCTCAACAACCTCAAGTTGCTGGCGGCGATCGGGCGCAGCGGCGGTGACCTGAGCAACGTGGCCGACCTGGTGGACAGCTTCATCGACAGCCCCCAGATGGCCGACTGCATCCGCCGTTTCCGAGCGCTGCCCGGCGGAGCCGAGCTAATGGACAGCCGCTATCCCCCGCTGCAGCCCGACATCGAACGCCTGCGCCAGCTGCCCGCCGGCAGCCTCGGGGAGCGCTACGCCCGCCTGATCACCAAACTCGGCTACGACCCGGAGTTCTTCCGCCCGCGGCCCACCGACACCGAGGCCCAGTGGCTCACGCAACGCATCGCCACCACCCACGACATCCATCACGTGGTGTGCGGCTTCGGTACCGAACCTCAGGGGGAAGGCGGTGTACTGGCGGTGACCGCCGCCCAGATCGGCTTCCCGGCCTATGTGCTGCTCACCAGCGCCAGCCAGCTGGCCAGCTTCCGCTTCCAGATCGAGCGCTTTGAAGCGATCAGCCGCGCCATCAGCCACGGCCATGCGATGGCGCGGCAGGCCAGCTGCCTGGCGGCCGCCCGCTGGGAGGAGGGCTGGGAACAACCGGTGAGCCAATGGCGCCTGGAGCTGGGCATCAGCGATCCCGCCGACGCGGAGAGTTACGGCCTGGCCGCCCAGCTGCCATGA
- the hisA gene encoding 1-(5-phosphoribosyl)-5-[(5-phosphoribosylamino)methylideneamino]imidazole-4-carboxamide isomerase, with product MQIIPAIDLLDGHCVRLHQGDYDQVTRFNDDPVAQALDWQRQGAKRLHLVDLDGAKTGQPINDQAVKAITAALSIPVQLGGGVRSAERAEELLACGLDRVILGTVAIEKPELVKELAARHPGKVVVGIDAKDGLVATRGWIETSTVKATDLAKSFEGCGVAAIISTDIATDGTLAGPNLEALRAMAEASSIPVIASGGIGTLEDILSLLSIAPLGVEGVIVGRALYDGTVDLAEALQAIGPERLQDALTSPTGSITV from the coding sequence ATGCAGATCATCCCCGCCATCGACCTGCTCGACGGCCACTGCGTGCGGCTGCACCAGGGCGACTACGACCAGGTGACCCGCTTCAACGACGACCCGGTGGCCCAGGCGCTCGACTGGCAGCGCCAGGGTGCCAAGCGGCTCCACCTGGTGGACCTCGATGGCGCAAAAACCGGCCAGCCGATCAACGATCAGGCCGTCAAGGCCATCACCGCAGCCCTCTCCATCCCCGTGCAGCTGGGCGGCGGCGTGCGCAGCGCCGAGCGCGCTGAAGAGCTGCTGGCCTGCGGCCTCGATCGCGTGATCCTCGGCACCGTGGCGATCGAGAAGCCCGAGCTGGTGAAGGAGCTGGCCGCGCGCCATCCCGGCAAGGTGGTGGTGGGCATTGATGCCAAAGACGGCCTGGTGGCCACCCGCGGCTGGATCGAAACCAGCACCGTGAAGGCCACCGATCTGGCCAAGAGCTTCGAAGGCTGCGGCGTCGCCGCGATCATCAGCACCGATATCGCCACCGACGGCACCCTGGCGGGCCCGAACCTCGAGGCGCTGCGCGCCATGGCCGAGGCCAGCAGCATCCCGGTGATCGCCTCGGGCGGTATCGGCACCCTCGAAGACATCCTCTCGCTGCTCTCGATCGCACCACTTGGGGTGGAAGGCGTGATCGTGGGCCGCGCCCTCTACGACGGCACCGTGGATCTGGCGGAGGCGTTGCAAGCGATTGGTCCGGAACGCTTACAAGACGCACTCACTTCGCCTACGGGTTCTATAACGGTGTAA
- a CDS encoding Fur family transcriptional regulator produces MRLSRQRRMVLELLWDVKDHLSARDIFEKLNARGRNIGHTSVYQNLEALQSAGVIECLDRASGRLYGYRSDPHSHLTCLNTGAIQDLDVELPPELLRQIEEHTGFSIETYTLHLSGRPR; encoded by the coding sequence ATGCGGCTCTCGCGGCAGCGCCGCATGGTGCTGGAGCTGCTCTGGGATGTGAAAGATCACCTGAGCGCCCGCGACATCTTCGAGAAGCTCAATGCCCGGGGCCGCAACATTGGCCACACCTCGGTGTATCAAAACCTCGAGGCCCTGCAGAGCGCTGGTGTGATCGAGTGCCTGGATCGCGCCAGCGGCCGGCTGTATGGCTACCGCAGCGATCCCCACAGCCACCTCACCTGCCTCAACACCGGCGCCATTCAGGATCTCGATGTGGAACTGCCACCGGAGCTGCTGCGCCAGATCGAGGAGCACACCGGCTTCTCCATCGAGACCTACACCCTGCATTTGAGCGGCCGCCCCCGCTGA